In one window of Bdellovibrio bacteriovorus W DNA:
- a CDS encoding short-chain dehydrogenase (COG0300 Short-chain dehydrogenases of various substrate specificities) gives MEIANKYILITGASRGIGRAFANICAEDKAHLILVLRQESPELVKELEDKGARSVEVILADLRSFEGVHFVIEQVKGRAIDVLFNNAGILTGGLVEKQSAEDLYKMMQVNLNAVIHLTQGLLPGMIERRRGKIINNSSVSAFMHFPYTAAYSASKAAVAAFTDCLKIELKGTGVSTLLLITPPVKTRLFEEVETLYTKNFQLPNETLSPTKYAEIIREAVLHDLAEVSPSGMTGIGLKVAKYAKPLFDLELNRRFKRS, from the coding sequence GTGGAAATTGCCAATAAATATATTCTCATTACAGGTGCTAGTCGTGGAATCGGACGAGCATTTGCCAACATCTGCGCGGAAGATAAGGCTCACCTGATTCTTGTTCTTCGGCAAGAATCACCAGAGCTTGTGAAAGAGCTGGAGGATAAAGGCGCACGTTCGGTTGAAGTTATTCTTGCAGACTTGAGGTCTTTTGAAGGTGTTCACTTTGTGATTGAGCAAGTGAAGGGACGCGCCATTGATGTTCTCTTTAACAACGCGGGCATTCTTACGGGGGGGCTCGTAGAAAAGCAATCGGCTGAAGATTTGTATAAAATGATGCAGGTAAATTTAAATGCGGTCATTCATCTGACTCAAGGGCTTTTGCCAGGAATGATTGAGCGTCGCCGGGGAAAAATTATTAACAATTCGAGTGTCTCTGCTTTTATGCACTTCCCTTATACAGCAGCCTACTCAGCGTCCAAGGCGGCGGTGGCAGCCTTTACGGATTGTTTAAAGATTGAGCTTAAAGGCACAGGAGTTTCGACGTTACTCCTAATTACTCCGCCTGTAAAAACACGCCTGTTTGAAGAGGTTGAAACTCTTTACACGAAGAACTTCCAGCTTCCCAATGAAACACTCTCTCCGACAAAGTACGCAGAGATTATTCGTGAGGCAGTTCTCCATGACCTTGCAGAAGTGTCTCCTTCGGGTATGACAGGAATTGGGTTGAAGGTCGCAAAATATGCGAAACCTCTTTTTGATTTAGAGCTGAATCGCAGATTTAAACGCTCTTAG
- a CDS encoding putative exonuclease (COG3857 ATP-dependent nuclease, subunit B): MLRLVSIQNRSQVAEIFKNYDPRQQTWIVSDLRTKFELQRKILQSSGYFIDESVLRASDLWKALLKRCDPHIRIVSDPFAKSLLRTMMDENSEVLGVNSSAVETLFSYIDQLSPVLFHPEGYAQIEEWFTQNPESADRWRAWYLRANFCVKKLISEHRIITSDWITSYLVTFNNLEHLWKQPLVIDLSGEVSKVEAEILKTLSRSVDVTVIEPSPQWKNEYAYLLKPYEYLKAESSDVKQLESVSTAALKKETLRFSGMLAEIKNAVGQVRAWLEEGLKPSEIALLAPDIETYWPVLQPFLDEEGIPYQKDSTHKVQSLPSIVKWMASLRSRSGKLSTTDLEIAFYDSQEAKSLRYEEFKALFKSLYVDEDLKRHALVDKLFSNQLDLSGHLSRDEFVVGALAHWRQIDSESAQIVLRELLQNAVVSTTMPWSEWLGYLETVVAAKEFTLAKGHPDGVLVTKLMSGHSESVTHRIFLGLTDESLKQKSRVQLSRDDYFLIGKDLGFYLANPDQSDIEFELRLLAELPSAHDIYCFGLTDLSGSICSPANFWMSEATDHETLKIPLETRLDQIQASEIKGERELIKDLRGEIQGRIDIDLGKAETPALDLKALPSVSASAIESYLECPFIFSAQRYFRLEDLPDIDLDIDHRTRGQLAHSLFEYLTEEPMRFSWSEEEISEVLEKIRAEKKLIFADDRLWIPLKKKHIRLGQRFLEFEKEWRQNYIHTRTVGREASFKFYFNPETLEFSDEENADFFRVSGKIDRIDANVDARQLLVIDYKSSAGGIYAHGSWFKNKTLQLLFYLWVIEHKLIPDIDGEVIGLFYYIFRDFTRKGFCIEDFAGSLYPAPKRRDSTATLETREQYKAEFQSIFVNTLKEIRKGKVNPEPEDKKICADCKWRRQCRAPHLN; this comes from the coding sequence ATGCTTAGATTAGTCTCGATACAAAACCGCTCTCAGGTTGCAGAAATTTTTAAGAACTACGATCCTCGTCAACAAACATGGATCGTTTCAGATTTGCGCACTAAATTTGAATTACAGCGCAAAATCCTTCAAAGCTCCGGCTACTTCATCGACGAGTCCGTCCTCAGGGCGAGTGACTTATGGAAGGCACTCTTAAAAAGATGTGACCCGCATATTCGTATCGTCAGTGATCCCTTTGCTAAATCTCTTTTGCGCACAATGATGGATGAAAATTCTGAAGTTCTAGGTGTGAACTCGAGTGCTGTTGAGACGCTTTTTTCTTATATCGATCAACTAAGCCCTGTCCTATTTCATCCAGAAGGATATGCACAGATTGAAGAGTGGTTCACGCAAAATCCTGAATCTGCGGATCGCTGGCGTGCGTGGTATTTACGCGCAAATTTCTGTGTAAAGAAACTTATTTCTGAGCACCGTATTATTACCTCTGACTGGATCACTTCTTATTTAGTGACATTTAATAACCTAGAACATCTTTGGAAGCAGCCGTTGGTTATTGATCTGAGCGGTGAGGTTTCTAAGGTTGAAGCAGAGATTTTGAAAACACTTTCCCGCAGTGTGGATGTCACAGTTATTGAGCCATCTCCGCAATGGAAAAATGAGTATGCCTATTTACTCAAACCCTATGAGTATTTGAAAGCGGAAAGCTCGGACGTAAAACAGTTAGAAAGTGTTTCTACGGCAGCACTAAAAAAAGAAACGCTACGTTTTTCGGGGATGCTCGCAGAGATAAAAAACGCTGTTGGGCAGGTGCGAGCTTGGCTCGAAGAAGGATTGAAACCTTCTGAGATAGCGCTTTTGGCGCCAGATATTGAAACCTACTGGCCCGTGCTTCAGCCCTTTTTAGATGAAGAGGGAATTCCTTATCAAAAGGATTCGACTCATAAGGTTCAAAGTCTTCCAAGCATCGTCAAATGGATGGCGTCGCTACGTTCTCGCAGTGGGAAGCTTTCTACGACGGATCTTGAGATTGCATTTTATGACAGCCAAGAAGCAAAGAGTCTGCGCTATGAAGAATTTAAAGCCCTCTTTAAAAGTCTTTATGTTGACGAAGATTTAAAGCGGCATGCTCTTGTTGATAAATTGTTTTCTAATCAGCTCGATCTGTCGGGGCATCTTTCGAGAGATGAATTTGTTGTTGGGGCATTGGCCCATTGGCGACAAATTGATTCTGAAAGTGCGCAAATAGTTTTAAGAGAGCTACTTCAAAACGCTGTGGTGTCAACGACCATGCCTTGGAGTGAATGGCTGGGATATTTAGAGACAGTGGTCGCAGCCAAAGAGTTCACTCTTGCAAAAGGGCATCCAGATGGAGTCTTAGTTACTAAGCTCATGTCGGGCCATAGTGAGAGCGTCACTCATCGTATTTTTTTAGGTCTGACAGATGAGTCATTAAAGCAGAAAAGTAGAGTTCAGCTTTCAAGGGACGATTACTTTTTAATTGGAAAGGATTTGGGTTTCTACTTAGCAAACCCTGATCAGAGCGATATTGAATTTGAACTTCGACTTCTGGCCGAGCTTCCTTCTGCCCACGATATCTACTGTTTTGGTTTGACGGACTTATCTGGCTCTATTTGCTCTCCGGCAAATTTCTGGATGAGTGAGGCCACGGATCATGAAACACTCAAGATTCCTTTAGAGACCCGACTGGATCAAATTCAGGCTTCTGAGATTAAAGGTGAGCGTGAGCTTATTAAAGATCTTCGTGGCGAGATTCAGGGGCGTATTGATATTGATCTTGGCAAGGCAGAAACACCTGCTCTTGATCTTAAGGCTTTACCGTCGGTATCTGCGTCAGCCATCGAGAGCTATTTAGAGTGTCCATTTATTTTTTCAGCGCAAAGATATTTTAGATTAGAAGATTTGCCAGACATAGATCTTGATATCGATCATCGCACTCGTGGGCAATTGGCCCATTCATTGTTTGAATACTTAACTGAAGAGCCTATGCGTTTTTCGTGGAGCGAAGAAGAGATTTCAGAAGTCCTAGAAAAGATCCGTGCGGAAAAGAAGTTAATATTTGCCGATGATAGGCTTTGGATTCCTCTAAAAAAAAAGCACATTCGCTTGGGGCAAAGGTTTTTAGAGTTTGAAAAAGAGTGGAGACAGAACTACATCCACACTCGCACTGTTGGTAGAGAGGCAAGTTTCAAGTTCTATTTTAACCCCGAAACATTAGAGTTTTCGGATGAAGAAAATGCAGACTTCTTTAGAGTTTCTGGAAAGATAGATAGAATTGATGCCAATGTCGATGCTCGGCAACTCTTAGTTATAGATTATAAAAGTTCTGCCGGTGGGATCTATGCCCATGGTTCGTGGTTTAAAAATAAGACCTTGCAGTTATTGTTTTATCTATGGGTGATTGAGCACAAACTCATCCCTGATATTGATGGCGAAGTGATTGGTTTGTTTTATTATATTTTCCGAGACTTTACACGTAAGGGTTTTTGTATTGAGGACTTTGCCGGCAGCCTTTATCCCGCTCCCAAACGTCGCGATAGCACGGCCACCTTGGAAACTCGCGAACAGTATAAAGCAGAGTTCCAAAGTATTTTTGTGAATACACTGAAGGAAATTAGAAAAGGTAAAGTCAATCCCGAGCCGGAAGACAAAAAGATTTGCGCAGACTGTAAATGGAGAAGGCAATGTCGGGCCCCGCACTTGAACTAA
- a CDS encoding exonuclease RexA (COG1074 ATP-dependent exoDNAse (exonuclease V) beta subunit (contains helicase and exonuclease domains)) — MSSSIILKAGAGAGKTTTLTATFLEFASDFETKEGRWPRIVVTTFTRKATQELKERLLAKALKDGRQDLFHYVSSKSLVQISTIHGVLSVFLARYGSVIGLTPDYKIMGAAEIKKVARKIIRKYVLADPELQELLDEYDFSSLESMLLIYFEAKAEHPNLRFIDRAEMAVLCQKVIGKIAQRILRVALEIEKSADDDKWVEYAQTLRGFSWTSQGVEWQEYFSQLKSFWESLKKPQFRKAKPAFDFSVNDELEELRDELGKILKTTRFQEEFWNKHFRNCELFERLAQSFYTDFLQSKLENGILSMSDLETLSLKIITEQPKAAESFANDWDFWMVDEYQDTSPIQVRILDQLIGEKPVFIVGDPQQSIYLFRGARSEVFQEKVELFQEQGKRTEVKLINYRSNPEVLAFFNHYFTKTSKQFSEMEPAPEKTLDLSQPTVQVLIGKENEDDGQSSEALITVARIQELLSEGVSPEEICVLGRTHRVLEDIALIAQSHGVPVLVHSGANFYDRREVLDALALLKFLLNPHDNLNLVALLRSPWAHLSDTVISTFCRGEKSYWREILKHHEESPLKTIDNLLKFHHQAEEFGLSHALRNAMIEFGLFDYSATIDSTGRREANLWKIVALLSQEERRPGFNYLDFLDKNLEALSVDEGGDEADATPVVEPKRVNFMTVHASKGLQFSHVLLPGMGKDPRMSIAPSFSVREEDGLWTLKVRDADTQSMVSSILAEEINSEMREREAQEFYRVLYVALTRAKHGVTLIWDENIDKKSWAASCPLNLEEGLHEEEKFSYLVRKDNALPEVLEAPALELKDVREKYQIKDSGMRLKSLSVTEILSQEIAGPDGKSAPKDLLAGLARAQQGTEAHRIFESLRYSDIETVKEGLDSTHKGAIDYLYATQEIPFADLMQAGNAEWGFALKFKDAVLQGQIDLWGKINGKAWVLDYKTGSQRYYDAALDQLKIYAWALYQMKLINENDEICLAVIYPFDEVVKVYNFKEFKEYAKELESKI, encoded by the coding sequence ATGAGTTCTAGCATTATTCTCAAGGCCGGAGCCGGAGCTGGAAAAACAACGACGCTAACTGCAACTTTTCTCGAGTTTGCTTCTGATTTTGAAACTAAAGAAGGACGTTGGCCACGCATTGTGGTGACGACGTTTACTCGTAAAGCCACTCAAGAGCTCAAGGAAAGACTTCTTGCCAAGGCACTGAAAGATGGCCGTCAGGATCTGTTTCATTATGTCAGCTCCAAATCTTTGGTGCAAATATCCACGATTCACGGTGTTTTAAGTGTCTTTTTAGCTCGTTATGGTTCTGTTATCGGACTCACTCCAGATTATAAAATCATGGGTGCTGCTGAAATTAAAAAAGTCGCACGAAAGATTATTCGTAAGTATGTTCTCGCAGACCCAGAGTTACAGGAGCTACTTGATGAGTATGATTTTTCTTCGCTCGAGTCGATGCTGCTTATTTATTTTGAAGCCAAAGCCGAGCATCCAAATCTTCGCTTCATCGATCGTGCAGAGATGGCTGTTTTATGTCAAAAGGTGATTGGTAAAATTGCGCAAAGAATCCTGAGAGTCGCCCTAGAAATCGAAAAATCTGCCGATGATGATAAGTGGGTGGAGTACGCGCAAACTTTGAGGGGTTTTTCATGGACCTCACAAGGCGTCGAGTGGCAAGAGTACTTCTCGCAATTGAAGTCTTTCTGGGAGAGTTTAAAGAAACCTCAATTTAGAAAAGCCAAGCCCGCTTTTGATTTTTCCGTGAACGATGAGCTTGAAGAGCTGCGCGATGAACTAGGAAAAATTCTTAAAACGACGCGTTTTCAAGAAGAGTTTTGGAATAAGCATTTTCGCAATTGCGAACTTTTTGAGCGTTTAGCGCAAAGTTTCTATACGGACTTCTTACAGTCAAAGTTAGAAAACGGCATCTTATCCATGTCCGATCTTGAAACTCTATCATTGAAAATCATCACTGAGCAGCCGAAGGCCGCTGAGTCGTTTGCAAATGATTGGGATTTTTGGATGGTGGATGAGTATCAGGATACAAGCCCCATTCAAGTGCGCATACTAGATCAGCTGATTGGGGAAAAGCCGGTATTTATTGTAGGAGATCCTCAACAGAGTATTTATCTTTTCCGTGGTGCTCGCTCAGAGGTCTTTCAAGAAAAAGTCGAACTCTTTCAAGAGCAGGGAAAAAGGACAGAAGTTAAACTGATTAACTATCGTTCTAACCCTGAGGTTTTAGCTTTTTTTAATCATTACTTTACTAAAACCAGCAAGCAGTTTTCTGAGATGGAGCCAGCTCCGGAAAAGACTTTAGATTTATCGCAACCTACGGTTCAGGTTCTCATTGGTAAAGAGAATGAGGACGATGGGCAATCTTCTGAGGCCCTTATCACAGTTGCAAGAATTCAGGAGCTACTTTCTGAGGGAGTATCGCCGGAAGAAATCTGTGTCCTGGGGAGAACTCATCGAGTTCTTGAAGACATCGCTTTGATTGCGCAAAGTCACGGTGTTCCGGTATTAGTTCATAGTGGAGCCAATTTTTATGATCGCAGAGAGGTCTTAGATGCTCTGGCGTTGCTGAAGTTTCTTCTTAATCCTCACGATAATTTAAATCTGGTGGCTCTGTTAAGGTCCCCTTGGGCACATTTATCAGACACGGTCATTTCGACTTTTTGTCGAGGAGAAAAGTCCTATTGGAGAGAGATTTTAAAACACCATGAAGAGAGTCCTCTAAAAACTATTGATAATCTTTTGAAGTTCCATCATCAAGCGGAGGAATTTGGACTTTCTCACGCACTTAGAAATGCCATGATTGAGTTTGGACTTTTTGATTATTCGGCAACGATTGATTCGACAGGACGCAGAGAAGCGAATTTGTGGAAGATCGTGGCTTTGCTGTCTCAAGAGGAACGACGCCCTGGATTTAATTATTTGGATTTTCTAGATAAGAATTTAGAGGCACTTTCAGTAGATGAGGGCGGAGACGAAGCTGACGCCACTCCTGTGGTAGAACCAAAAAGAGTTAACTTTATGACAGTGCATGCCTCTAAAGGGCTGCAGTTTTCCCACGTTCTGTTACCAGGAATGGGGAAAGATCCGCGCATGTCCATTGCCCCTAGCTTTAGTGTTCGCGAAGAAGATGGACTTTGGACTTTGAAAGTCAGAGATGCTGATACACAGTCGATGGTGAGTAGTATTCTTGCTGAAGAGATTAATTCGGAAATGCGCGAGCGAGAGGCTCAAGAATTCTATCGAGTTCTTTATGTGGCTCTCACCCGTGCAAAGCATGGTGTTACTCTGATCTGGGATGAAAATATTGATAAGAAATCTTGGGCGGCATCTTGTCCTTTAAACTTAGAAGAGGGCCTGCATGAAGAAGAAAAGTTCTCTTATCTCGTGCGAAAAGATAATGCCTTACCGGAAGTTCTAGAGGCTCCAGCTTTAGAACTTAAAGACGTGCGCGAGAAGTATCAAATCAAAGATTCTGGGATGCGCCTAAAATCTTTGTCAGTGACAGAGATTTTAAGTCAAGAGATCGCTGGGCCAGATGGTAAGAGCGCTCCAAAGGATTTATTGGCAGGCCTCGCAAGAGCGCAGCAAGGAACTGAGGCTCATCGCATCTTTGAATCTCTTCGTTATAGTGATATCGAGACTGTCAAAGAGGGCCTAGACTCTACCCATAAAGGCGCTATTGATTATTTATATGCGACTCAGGAAATTCCTTTTGCGGATTTAATGCAGGCGGGGAATGCGGAGTGGGGCTTTGCCTTGAAGTTTAAAGATGCTGTCCTTCAAGGACAGATTGATCTTTGGGGTAAAATCAATGGCAAGGCTTGGGTATTAGATTATAAAACAGGGTCTCAGCGATACTACGATGCGGCTCTTGATCAGTTAAAGATATATGCTTGGGCACTTTATCAGATGAAGCTCATCAATGAAAATGATGAGATCTGTCTAGCAGTGATTTATCCGTTTGATGAAGTTGTGAAAGTTTATAATTTCAAAGAATTTAAAGAGTACGCCAAAGAGCTCGAGTCAAAGATCTAA
- a CDS encoding L-aspartate oxidase (COG0029 Aspartate oxidase) codes for MTIKRVEDGDMNTHRSDILIIGSGTAGLALALKLSTQGKVIVLAKDGAQGTNSAMAQGGISAVMSNEDSFESHIQDTLVAGAGLCNETVVRDYVEQAPDRIRDLVNWGVQFDIRKDSGNEEVEVDLTREGGHSYRRILHFEDQTGLEIHRTLLARVKENPNIVLMEKFYAIDLIVNKDIDPHDMSPVACSGCYALGTEDNSVHSFIAKATVLATGGAGKVYLYTSNWGGATGDGIAMAYRVGARVANLEFMQFHPTCLFHRESRNFLISEALRGEGGELIDGHGNAFMHKYHKLGSLAPRDVVARSIDNEMKKSGAECVYLDMTKLDPEFLKNRFPTIYARCLDYGIDLTTQPIPVVPAAHYLCGGVLTDKMGKTDIPGLWAIGETAYTGLHGANRLASNSLLECLTTAHNCSLDVQDQWQQLKFPAKPPQPWHYPEHSDADEMIVINHMWDEIRRLMWNYVGIVRSNKRLARAQHRLQNILAETKEYYSNMKIHPDILELRNIATVAELSVRCALKRQESRGIHFNIDHPQTDQDAEDTIVVRGIL; via the coding sequence ATGACTATAAAAAGAGTAGAAGATGGCGACATGAACACACATCGCTCCGATATTCTTATCATTGGCTCTGGGACTGCGGGACTGGCTCTTGCTCTGAAGCTCTCTACTCAAGGTAAAGTCATTGTCCTTGCTAAGGACGGAGCTCAAGGGACGAACTCAGCTATGGCTCAAGGGGGAATCTCTGCGGTGATGTCGAACGAAGATAGTTTTGAATCCCACATTCAAGACACTTTGGTTGCTGGAGCAGGCCTTTGCAATGAAACCGTTGTTCGTGACTATGTAGAGCAAGCCCCTGATCGCATTAGAGATTTAGTAAACTGGGGTGTTCAATTCGATATTCGCAAAGACTCTGGCAATGAAGAGGTTGAAGTTGATTTGACGCGCGAAGGCGGTCATAGCTATCGACGCATTCTTCATTTCGAAGATCAGACCGGCCTTGAAATTCATCGCACTCTTTTAGCAAGAGTGAAAGAAAATCCCAACATCGTCTTGATGGAAAAGTTCTATGCCATCGATCTTATCGTCAATAAGGACATTGATCCGCATGACATGTCTCCAGTCGCCTGTTCGGGCTGCTATGCTTTAGGCACGGAGGATAACTCCGTTCATTCATTTATCGCCAAAGCAACAGTCCTTGCCACAGGGGGCGCTGGCAAAGTCTATCTCTATACCTCTAATTGGGGAGGCGCTACCGGCGATGGTATCGCCATGGCCTACAGAGTCGGTGCGCGTGTTGCCAATCTTGAATTCATGCAGTTTCACCCGACTTGCCTCTTCCATAGAGAGTCTCGTAACTTTTTGATCTCGGAAGCCCTGCGCGGAGAAGGTGGGGAGCTTATCGATGGGCACGGCAACGCATTCATGCACAAATATCACAAATTGGGCTCTCTTGCTCCCCGTGATGTAGTGGCAAGATCCATCGACAATGAAATGAAAAAATCCGGGGCCGAGTGCGTCTATCTAGATATGACAAAACTGGATCCTGAGTTTTTAAAAAATCGCTTCCCAACGATTTACGCTCGCTGCCTCGACTATGGTATTGATTTAACCACTCAACCAATCCCTGTCGTTCCCGCTGCCCACTATCTTTGCGGTGGCGTCCTTACAGACAAAATGGGAAAGACCGACATCCCTGGACTTTGGGCTATTGGCGAGACCGCTTACACGGGCCTCCACGGAGCCAATCGCTTGGCTTCCAATTCTCTTTTAGAGTGCTTAACCACGGCCCACAATTGCTCCTTGGATGTTCAAGATCAGTGGCAACAATTGAAGTTCCCAGCAAAACCTCCACAGCCATGGCATTATCCAGAGCATTCGGATGCGGACGAGATGATTGTTATTAATCATATGTGGGATGAGATTCGCCGTCTGATGTGGAACTATGTGGGTATTGTTCGCTCCAACAAACGTCTAGCAAGAGCGCAACATCGCCTACAAAATATTCTTGCAGAAACCAAAGAGTATTACTCGAACATGAAAATTCACCCTGACATCTTAGAACTCCGTAATATCGCAACGGTGGCAGAGCTTTCAGTTCGCTGTGCTCTTAAAAGACAAGAGTCACGGGGCATTCATTTCAACATCGATCATCCACAAACAGATCAAGACGCCGAAGACACGATAGTCGTCCGTGGCATTTTGTAA
- a CDS encoding hypothetical protein (COG2267 Lysophospholipase), which yields MYSRSEGFFTGASNNKIFFQIWKKENARGTILITHGQGEHSECYTRLIEGLSDLNVNFYAWDLRGHGRSEGRRGFVKDFDEYCEDFHLFVQKVHSEESVKGKPFILLSHSMGGLIQLKSLLKFSDIKADALVFSAPFLGLSVPVPTYKEKAAFIFNSILPQITMGNEIRNDMLTRDPDVIREYEQDALRHSRVSPGAFVGFLDSFEFVLPRAADFKMKSLFQIPSDDPVVSSPVTKSFFERYGAQDKKMITYDGARHELYNDINRQEVYTDLKEFLSTVLEQK from the coding sequence ATGTACAGCAGATCAGAAGGTTTTTTTACAGGCGCATCTAATAACAAAATCTTTTTCCAAATTTGGAAAAAAGAAAATGCCCGTGGCACCATTCTTATTACCCATGGCCAAGGTGAACACTCTGAGTGCTATACCCGCTTGATCGAAGGCTTGAGTGATTTGAATGTCAACTTTTATGCATGGGACCTACGTGGCCATGGAAGATCTGAAGGCCGCAGAGGTTTTGTAAAAGACTTTGATGAGTACTGCGAAGACTTCCATCTCTTTGTACAGAAAGTTCACTCTGAAGAATCCGTTAAAGGAAAACCGTTTATTCTCTTAAGCCACTCCATGGGGGGCTTGATCCAACTGAAGTCTCTTTTGAAGTTCTCTGATATCAAAGCAGATGCTTTAGTTTTCAGCGCACCTTTCTTAGGTCTTTCTGTACCGGTTCCGACTTACAAAGAAAAAGCTGCTTTCATTTTTAATTCAATCCTTCCACAGATAACGATGGGGAACGAAATTCGCAATGACATGCTTACAAGAGATCCTGACGTTATTCGGGAATACGAACAAGATGCTCTTCGCCACTCGCGTGTGTCGCCAGGAGCGTTTGTTGGCTTCTTAGATTCTTTTGAGTTTGTTTTGCCACGCGCTGCTGATTTTAAAATGAAATCTCTTTTTCAAATTCCTTCGGATGACCCTGTGGTCAGCTCGCCTGTAACAAAATCTTTTTTTGAACGCTATGGTGCTCAGGATAAAAAAATGATTACTTACGATGGCGCTCGTCACGAGCTCTATAATGACATCAACAGACAAGAAGTATATACAGATCTTAAAGAATTTCTCAGCACTGTTTTGGAGCAAAAATAA
- a CDS encoding ribonuclease H (COG0328 Ribonuclease HI), with the protein MSRDYFLIFSDGACSGNPGPGGWGSVLLFPDDTVQELGGFDPSTTNNRMEMLAAIRALEFIQDQALPVRFYTDSTYLIRGITQWVWGWMRRGWKTAEGQPVLNQDLWQRLNELVQKRPATAKIEWHYTRGHIGTPGNERCDRIAVAYSKRESINLYRGPYSTYSVNLMELPKDTSLPDMKAPGEKKVAFSYLSNLGGIVYRHRDWPSCQKRVSGQSGAKFKKATSSSDEKEILKSWGLSESTSILDS; encoded by the coding sequence ATGTCGCGAGATTATTTTTTGATTTTTTCTGATGGTGCTTGTTCTGGAAACCCAGGCCCTGGAGGCTGGGGATCTGTTCTTCTTTTTCCAGATGATACTGTTCAAGAGCTTGGAGGATTTGATCCAAGTACAACAAATAATCGAATGGAGATGTTAGCAGCAATTCGCGCTTTAGAGTTTATTCAAGATCAAGCTCTTCCCGTGCGCTTTTACACAGACTCTACTTATCTTATTCGTGGAATTACACAGTGGGTATGGGGATGGATGCGCCGAGGTTGGAAGACCGCGGAAGGTCAACCCGTTTTGAATCAAGATCTTTGGCAAAGACTGAATGAATTGGTTCAAAAGCGTCCTGCCACGGCTAAAATTGAGTGGCACTACACGCGTGGACACATTGGAACTCCAGGGAATGAACGCTGCGATCGCATCGCTGTGGCATATTCAAAAAGAGAATCGATAAATTTGTATCGTGGGCCCTATTCTACTTACTCTGTGAATTTGATGGAGCTACCGAAGGATACATCTTTGCCAGACATGAAGGCTCCTGGAGAAAAAAAGGTCGCTTTTAGTTATTTAAGTAACTTGGGTGGTATCGTCTATCGCCACAGGGATTGGCCATCTTGTCAAAAAAGAGTGAGTGGGCAGTCTGGTGCGAAGTTTAAAAAAGCAACGTCTTCAAGTGATGAAAAAGAAATTTTGAAATCATGGGGACTCTCTGAAAGTACGTCAATTTTAGATTCCTAA